In one Zalophus californianus isolate mZalCal1 chromosome 10, mZalCal1.pri.v2, whole genome shotgun sequence genomic region, the following are encoded:
- the EFNA1 gene encoding ephrin-A1: MEFLWAPLLGLCCSLATADRHTVFWNSSNPKFRNEDYTVHVRLNDYLDIVCPHYEDDTVADTAMERYTLYLVEHEQYQLCQPQSRGQVRWQCNQPSARHGPEKLSEKFQRFTPFSLGKEFKEGHSYYYISKPIHHQEDQCLRLKVTVNGKTTHSPQAHANPQEKRLPADDPEVQVLHSIGHSAAPRLFPLAWAVLLLPFLLLQTP, encoded by the exons ATGGAGTTCCTCTGGGCCCCGCTCTTGGGTCTGTGCTGCAGTCTGGCCACTGCTGACCGCCACACCGTCTTCTGGAACAGTTCAAACCCCAA GTTCCGGAATGAGGACTACACGGTGCACGTGCGGCTGAATGACTACCTGGACATCGTGTGTCCGCATTACGAGGATGACACCGTGGCCGACACTGCCATGGAGCGCTACACCCTGTACCTGGTGGAGCACGAGCAGTACCAGCTGTGCCAGCCCCAGTCCAGGGGCCAGGTTCGCTGGCAGTGCAACCAGCCCAGCGCCAGGCACGGCCCGGAGAAGCTGTCGGAGAAATTCCAGCGCTTCACGCCCTTCTCCCTCGGCAAGGAGTTCAAGGAGGGGCACAGCTACTACTACATCT CCAAACCCATCCACCACCAGGAGGACCAGTGCTTGAGGTTGAAGGTGACTGTCAATGGCAAAACCA CTCACAGTCCTCAGGCCCATGCCAATCCACAGGAGAAGAGACTTCCGGCAG ATGACCCAGAGGTACAGGTTCTCCATAGCATCGGTCACAGTGCTGCCCCCCGCCTCTTCCCACTTGCCTGGGCTGTGCTGCTGCTGCCATTCCTGCTGCTGCAGACCCCATGA
- the SLC50A1 gene encoding sugar transporter SWEET1 gives MEAGGVADSLLSGACVLFTLAMYSTGLSDLRQMRMTRSVDSVQFLPFLTTDINNLSWMSYGALKGDGTLIFVNATGAVLQTLYILVYLHYCPRKRPVLLQTAALLGVFLLGFGYFWLLVPNLEARLQQLGLFCSVFTISMYLSPLADLAKIIQTRSTQRLSFPLTIATLLTSASWTLYGFRLGDPYIMVPNLPGILTSFIRLWLFWKYSQEQDRNYPLLQT, from the exons ATGGAGGCTGGTGGCGTGGCCGACTCGCTCCTATCAGGAGCTTGCGTGCTCTTCACCCTCGCTATGTACTCCACCGGCCT CTCGGACCTCAGGCAAATGCGGATGACCCGGAGCGTGGACAGTGTCCAGTTCCTGCCCTTTCTCACCACGGACATCAA CAACCTGAGCTGGATGAGTTACGGGGCCTTGAAGGGTGACGGGACCCTAATCTTCGTCAACGCCACGGGTGCTGTGCTTCAGACCCTGTATATCTTGGTGTATCTGCACTACTGCCCTCGGAAG CGTCCGGTGCTCCTTCAGACTGCAGCCCTGCTCGGGGTCTTTCTCCTGGGTTTTGGCTACTTTTGGCTCCTGGTGCCCAACCTTGAAGCCCGGCTTCAGCAGCTGGGCCTCTTCTGCAGTGTCTTCACCATCAGCATGTACCTCTCACCACTGGCTGACTTG GCCAAGATCATTCAGACGAGATCAACCCAGcgtctctccttcccactcaccATTGCCACCCTCCTCACCTCTGCCTCCTGGACCCTGTATGGGTTTCGGCTAGGTGATCCCTACATCATG GTGCCCAACCTACCAGGGATCCTCACCAGCTTCATTCGCCTCTGGCTTTTCTGGAAGTACTCCCAGGAGCAAGACAGGAACTATCCACTCTTGCAAACCTGA
- the DPM3 gene encoding dolichol-phosphate mannosyltransferase subunit 3, translating to MTKLAQWLWGLALLGSTWAALTTGALGLELPSSCREVLWPLPAYLLVSAGCYALGTVGYRVATFHDCEDAARELQSQIREARADLARRGMRF from the coding sequence ATGACGAAGTTAGCGCAGTGGCTTTGGGGACTGGCGCTCCTGGGCTCCACCTGGGCGGCTCTGACCACGGGAGCCCTGGGCCTGGAGCTGCCCTCGTCATGCCGGGAGGTGCTGTGGCCACTGCCGGCCTACTTGCTGGTGTCCGCCGGCTGCTATGCCCTGGGCACTGTGGGCTATCGCGTGGCCACTTTCCACGACTGTGAGGACGCCGCCCGCGAGCTGCAGAGCCAGATCCGGGAGGCCCGAGCCGACTTAGCCCGCAGGGGCATGCGCTTCTGA